The Caulobacter vibrioides sequence CGGTGCAAACCTCGCCCTGATTATAGAACACGCCCCAGGCGGCGGCCTGGGCCGCAGCCTCCAGGTCGGGGCAGTCGGCGAAGACGATCTGGGGCGACTTGCCGCCCAGTTCCAGCGACACGCGCTTGAGGTTCGAGCGCGCCGAATACTCCATCAGCCGGCGCCCCACGGGCCCAGAGCCGGTGAAGGCGATCATGTCGACATCCATCGACAGAGCCAGCGCCTCGCCGGCCACGCCGCCGAGCCCCGGAACGACGTTCAGCACACCTGGCGGCAGGCCCGCCTCCAGCGCCAGCGCCCCCAGCTTCAGCGCGGTCAGCGGGGACTGCTCGGCGGGCTTGAGCACCACCGAATTGCCCATGGCCAGGGCCGGCGCCACCTTCCACATCGCCATGTGCAGCGGGAAGTTCCACGGCACGATGGCGCCGATCACACCCAGCGGTTCATGGACCGCATAGCTCAGTCGATCCGCCGGCGAGGTCCCGACCTCGCCATAGACCTTGTCCAGCGCCTCGGCGTACCAGCGGCAGGTGTTGATCGCGAGCGGGATGTCGACGTTGCGCGCATCGCTGATCGGCTTGCCCACATCCAGGCTTTCCAGCAGCGCCAGCTCGTCGGCGTCGCGCTCCATCAGTTCGGCCAGACGGAACAGCACCGCCTTCTTCTGGCGCGGCCCCTGATCACGCCAGCGGCCGTCCTCGAAGGCGGCGCGCGCGCCGGCGACCGCGCGCTCGACGTCGTCGGCCTGGCAGGCCGTGACCAGGTTCAGCACCTGCCCGTCACGCGGCGAGACATTGTGGAAGGTCGCGCCCGACGCAGCCTCGACCAAGGCGCCGTCGATCACCGCCTGGCTGGGCGGCGCAAGCTTGGCGAGGCGCTCGGCGATATCGGCGGGAAGGGTCACGCGGGGCAATCCATACTGTTGTGATCACAGTTTTCCGCATCATGCGGCGTGTCAAGCGCTCGACTTAGGCGCTCGCCTCGACGGCGATCCGCATCTTGTCCATGCCTTCGGAAAGGTCAGCGGCGATGGCGCGGCGGGCGCCGTCGGCGTCGCCGGCCTTGACGGCCTCGATCGCCTCGGCGTGACGGTCGGCGACCAGAACATCGGCCCCCACCCGTCCGAACACTACGCGCATGAAAGGCCCGATCTGCAGCCAGAGACCGCCCGCCATCGCCAACAGGACCTCCGCGTCCGCCCGTTCATAGAGGGCGAAGTGGAACGCGTGGTTGGCCGCCATGTAGCGGTCGACATCGCCCAGCCGCAGGGCCTCATCGAGGTCGGCGTCGATGGCCTGAAGTTGCCGGATCAGGCTCGCATCCGCCCTGGCGACGGCTCGCGCAGCCAGTTCAGGCTCGACCCACAGGCGGGCCATGGAAAGCTGCTCCAGGCGATCGGCGGTCAGCGACGGCACCGACAGACGCTTGTTGGCCGGGTTTATCGCCAGAGCCCGCTCCGCCACCAGGCGCCGGACGGCGTCGCGCACCGGCATCGGCGAGACGC is a genomic window containing:
- a CDS encoding aldehyde dehydrogenase — encoded protein: MPRVTLPADIAERLAKLAPPSQAVIDGALVEAASGATFHNVSPRDGQVLNLVTACQADDVERAVAGARAAFEDGRWRDQGPRQKKAVLFRLAELMERDADELALLESLDVGKPISDARNVDIPLAINTCRWYAEALDKVYGEVGTSPADRLSYAVHEPLGVIGAIVPWNFPLHMAMWKVAPALAMGNSVVLKPAEQSPLTALKLGALALEAGLPPGVLNVVPGLGGVAGEALALSMDVDMIAFTGSGPVGRRLMEYSARSNLKRVSLELGGKSPQIVFADCPDLEAAAQAAAWGVFYNQGEVCTAASRLLVEASIKDAFLARVIEVAKGMKVGDPLDPSTQFGAMVSERQMKTALDYIATADSQGARRVLGGQRVRQETGGFYVEPTIFDQVRPDHTLAREEVFGPVLGVMTFQSEDEAMRLANDTVYGLAAGLWTADVSRALRGARRLKAGLVWVNGWDACDITMPFGGFKQSGFGRDRSLHALHKYADLKSVSVTLR
- a CDS encoding GntR family transcriptional regulator: MKTRRPLADSTAVHDQVYEAIRQALIAGRIAPGKGVSLRSLAAELSVSPMPVRDAVRRLVAERALAINPANKRLSVPSLTADRLEQLSMARLWVEPELAARAVARADASLIRQLQAIDADLDEALRLGDVDRYMAANHAFHFALYERADAEVLLAMAGGLWLQIGPFMRVVFGRVGADVLVADRHAEAIEAVKAGDADGARRAIAADLSEGMDKMRIAVEASA